In Chryseobacterium sp. C-71, the genomic window TTTTCTTCAAACTTTCTTTTTGTTCTTCAGAAAGTTTGAAATTGTATTTTTCATCTTCAGAAATTCCTTCAATATAGCCTAGGACTCTCTCCAAAATACTTTCAGGAGCATTTTTTAGAATTTCATTGATATTTTTTAAAATTACAGATTCCATCTATTTTGTTTAAAACAAATTTATAAAATATTTATTTAGTGATCATTTTATACTTTGAAAATTTCTTATCATTTGTATAACTTAAAGGATAATCGTATTTTCATATTTACATAAATGAATTAAAATGTCAACACAAAATTTTTCATACACCTTTACAACTTCAAAACCTCCCTCAGAAGTTTTCAATATTTTAATTGATCCTAAAAATGGTGGATTGGTTTGCATAATGAAATTATCACAGGAAATTCTGAAGAGATCAACGACGAATTCACTTTCAGCGCAGGAAATGGAGCGCATAATTCCGTTCAAAAAATCCTAATAAAAATAAGTTGGGAAGTTATTGGCAGTAATCTGACATTTCTGAAAATGCCAGATGAATGGACGGGAACTAAGATTAATTTTGATGTTTCTACTGAAGGCAATCAAACAAAATTTACATTCACTCACAACGGTTTGATACCACAATTTGAATGCTATGAAGGATGTTCAAATGCATGGTTGCAATATCTGGAAAATTTAAAAAATTATTTGACGAGAGAATAGATTAAAACACCAATGCCGGCATAAGCTGCAACAGTGATAATATCAGCAATGGGTTGTGAAAAGCGTTTTTCAGCAATTTTCTCGCCATTGATCTGGTTCTTATGAAATTTCAGAATTTTTTTAGGATTATGAACTAGGTGTGCAACCAGACTGTCATTTTCCCATTTGTCAACTATTATTTTATAGGTCTTGCCATCAACGTCAATTCTAACATTTTTATTAGGTGCAAGTTTCTCCTGAATGTTGACAGGTATTTGTTGTGGATTCAGACTTTGGGATTTAACTGTTGTACTTTTTGCTTGCGGAAGAGTATTATCAGCAAGAGTTGCATTCTTTTTGGAGTCTTGTTTATTGTCGGTTGTTGTATCTGCTTGTTTTTTAACCTGATAGGTGTAGCAACTTACAAGACAAAATGATATAATGATGAGATAAAGATTCTTTTGCATTGGTCAAATTTAAGAATTAAATGGAATATTAAGTATTTCTTTTGAAAAATTCTATGTTTAAAAATTTATTCTTTTTGAAAAAAAACAATCGATAATGATTTTTAAAAATTTTAAACATTAATACTCTAATTTACCCAAACTCCTGTCCAAATGAACATATCCGCCGTCTACATGAATTAACTGCCCTGTTGTATGCGAAGATCTTTCTGATAAAAGAAACGCTGCCATGTTAGCAATTTCTTCAGAAGTCGTCATGCGGTTTTCCAAAGGGATTTTTGAAGTAATACTTTTCAATTTTTCATCCGGATTTTCAAAGGTAGAAATCCATGATTGGTAGAGTGGTGTCCAGGCTTCCGCAACAATAATAGCATTCACACGGATGCTGTAAGGCAGAAGTTCAACCGCCCATTCTCTAGTCAAAGCATTTCTCGCCCCATTCGCTGCGGCATATCCAGACGTTCCGCCTTGTCCGGTTTCTGCTGTCTTGCTGCCGATATTTAAAATGGAACCTTTGCTTTCTTTAAGATAGGGAAGTGCGTGATGCACCAAAAGATAATAATGAACCACATTTTTATGATAGGAATCTAAGAATTTCTCATACGAACCATTTTCCAGTCCAACACCATCGTTTACACCCGCATTATTGACAATTCCATCGATTTTACCGTATTTTTTTACGACTTCCTCAATGGCTTTTTTACATTCTTCGGGTTGGGAAAGTTCGGCGGTAACAAAGTCAGCTTTTCCTCCAAGATCCTGTATTTCCTGAATGGCTTTTTTGTTGTCGTCTTCATTTCTTCCGATGATTATCGGTAACGCATTTTCTTCGGCCAAAACTTTTGCAATAGCATTTCCAATTCCTTTTGCACCGCCGCTTACGATGATTATTTTATTATCTAAATTTAAATTCATAATGTTTTTTTTAACGCAAAGTGCACAAAGATTTTTTTTTGACTACTAACTGTTTTTAAGTTCGCAAAGGCATTTCATTTAACAAAGACCATAAAGTTTTTAATTACATTCATTTTAAAATAAAAATCTTAGATTTTTAAAAACTTAAGTGTTCTTCTATACGCAAAGAATTTAATCCTAAATATTCTTAAGTGTTAAAAAAATTCGTGAGTTTTATGGTAATGAAAAATTATAGTTTGTAAAATTTCACCGCATTTCCAGAGAAAAAAAGTTCTTGTTCTTCTTTTGAAAACTGACTTACATATTTTGAAATCAATTCCACCCACAAAGCATAATTTCCACCTAATAAAATGACAGGCCAATCACTTCCGAAAAC contains:
- a CDS encoding SDR family oxidoreductase; this translates as MNLNLDNKIIIVSGGAKGIGNAIAKVLAEENALPIIIGRNEDDNKKAIQEIQDLGGKADFVTAELSQPEECKKAIEEVVKKYGKIDGIVNNAGVNDGVGLENGSYEKFLDSYHKNVVHYYLLVHHALPYLKESKGSILNIGSKTAETGQGGTSGYAAANGARNALTREWAVELLPYSIRVNAIIVAEAWTPLYQSWISTFENPDEKLKSITSKIPLENRMTTSEEIANMAAFLLSERSSHTTGQLIHVDGGYVHLDRSLGKLEY